A region of the Hypnocyclicus thermotrophus genome:
TGTATCTATTGCTATATGTATTCTAGGATAAATTTTATATTTTTCTATATTTTTTATATTTTCAAAAGACGCTACTGTTATAATTATATTATATTTTATAATATCGTCATATTCATCACTTAGTACACAGCCCAATATCAAAATATCATCTTTTATTCCATTTTTTCTAAGTTCAATAGCTTCATCTACAGAAGCAACTCCAAATATTTTTATCCCATTTTTCTTTAAAATTTTAGATATTTCTATTGCACCATGTCCATATGCATCAGCTTTTAATATCCCTAATATATCATGATTATTTGAAATGTTTTTAATTATATTAATATTGTGCTCTAAATTTTTAATATTTATTTCAGCCCAAGCTCTCATACTTTGCGTCCCTCTTTCTATGTTTATCTTGCTTTTTAGTATGTTTTTTTCTAAAAACATACTAAAAAGCAAGCGAGAGAAAACCCTCTTGCCTGCTTTTATTTTAAGTAAAATTTAATTCCTCTTCCAATTTTTTCATAAGTCAATTTATCTTCTTTTATAAGCCAACCAAGTGCTAATAAAATTTCATCTCTTTTAAGCTTTGTTTCTTTTTCTAATTCAACAATACTTTGTTTTGGTTTATCTGCTAATGTTTTCCATATTATCCCTGCATTATTTCCTATCATTTCAAATGAATACTTCAATATAATCCCTCCCTTTTTCTTGTTAAACTTTTATTTTTTTATTTTTTTCAAATAAATATACAAGTGGACTAGCTACAAAAATAGACGAATATGTTCCTGAAACTATTCCTATTAACAATGTCGTAATAAATGTTTGTAAGCTTGCTCCTCCAAATAAAAGAATTGCAACTACTGCTAAAAAAGTAGTTAATGATGTATTTATTGATCTTACTATTACATCATTTATACTTTCATCTATTATCTCTCCTAAATTTCTTGCTTTATTTCTTCTATATACTTCTCTTATTCTATCAAATACAACTATTGTATCATTTATAGAATATCCCAATATTGTAAGAACTGCAGCTATAAATGGTGTATTTACTTCATAACCTAAAAGTGCTATCCCACCTATTGCTATTATTACATCATGTAATAACGCTATTATCGCTGCAATAGCAAAAATAAACTCAAATCTAATAGTGATGTATATAACTATTAAAATTGCTCCTATTATAAGTGCTGATATTGCACTTGTTTTTAATTCTTTTCCTATAGTTGCTCCTACTTTATCTACTTTTAATAAGTCAAATTTTGAATATTTTTCCTCTAATTTTTTTAATAAAGTACCTGTCTCTTCTTCTGTTAATTCAGGTACTCTTATTATAACAGAATTATCATCAGCAATTTGAACTTTTCTACTAGTTGAAGCTACTTGAGATATTTCATTTGAAATTTCATCAAATACATTATTAAGTGTTTTTAAATCTGCTTGTTTTTCAAATTTTACTTGTACTAAACTTCCACCAGTAAAATCTATTCCTAAATTCAATCCTTTTATTATACCTATTAATGATACTACTATTAAAAATGCTGAAAAACCTAACCATATTTTTGTTTTGTTAATAATTTCTAGTCTTTTCAATTTTATTTCCCCCTAACACCAAAGAATTTCGGATTTTTTATATCAGTATAAAGAACAAGTGTTTTTAACATAAATCTAGTCGCTGTAATAGCTGTAAACATTGAAGCAAGTATCCCTATTGTTAATGTAACTGCAAAACCTTTTACAGGCCCTGTTCCTAGAGAAAATAAAATTGCTGTAATTATAAGAGTAGTAATATTTCCATCTAAAATTGCAGAATATGCTTTTTTAAATCCATTTTCTACACTTTTTAAAATTGAATTTCCTCCTCTTAATTCTTCTTTTATTCTTTCAAATATTATTACATTTGCATCTACTGCCATTCCTAATGTTAATATAAGTCCAGCTATTCCAGGTAATGTAAGTGTTGCTTCAAAATAATTTAGCGTTCCAAATATGATAATTCCACAAATTGTAAGAGCTACATCTGCTATAAGTCCTGGTAATTTATAGAAAATTGCCATAAACGCCATTACTAATACTATTGCAATTATTCCCGCTTGTTTACTTTGAGCAATTGATTCATCACCTAAAGTTGCTCCTACTGTTCTTGTTTCAAGTATTTCTGCTTTTACAGGTAATGCTCCTGCATTAAGTAAAGTTTTTAAACTTTTTGCTTCTTCTATTGTATATCCTCCTGAAATAGTCCCTTTCCCTCCAGGAATTTCACTTTTAATTGTTGGTGATGTTTGAACTTCACCATCAAGAGTAATAGCTAATTGTCTTCCTATATTATTTCTAGTTAATTCTGCAAATTTCTTAGCTCCTTCTATTGTTAACTCAAATACTATTTGAGGTCTTCCAAAATTATCATAACTTATGTCTGCTTGTTTTAAATCTTTCCCATTTACTCCTGTTTCTGTTAATGAACCATCTGATTCTACTAATTTAAATTCTAAAAACGCTGTTTTCCCTATTGTTTCCACTGCTTTTTGAGTATCTTTAATACCAGGTAATTCTATTATAACTCTTTTATCACCTGTTTTTTGAACTACTGCTTCTGATACTCCAAATCCATTTACCCTTCTCTCTAAAACTTCTATTAATCTGTCCATATCATTTGAAGTTATAGTTCCTCCATCTTCAGCAACTGCTTCCATTACTACATATACGCCACCTTTTAAATCTAGTCCCATTTTTATAGGTTTTTTAAAAGCAAAATATGCTGCACCTAACAGAACTATTAAAATAATAACAAAATCAAATACTAAATTCTTTTTCATGCTTGCCTCCTAATTGTATTATAATAAAATTTATTTTTTACTATCTAAAAATGTTTGCAAAATAATAGCTGCAGCTACTTTATCTACAACTTTTCTTTTTTCTATTGCACCCTTTTTATTCATAGCCGTGAGTGCTTTATCAGCACTCACTGTTGAATATCTCTCATCTATCTCTATTATTTCTAACCCTTTTATTTCTTTTAGTAATTTTGAAATAAATAATCTCACTTTTTCAGCTTGTCTTTTTTCACTTCCATCTAAACTCTTAGGTATCCCAACAACTATAGATGAAATATTTTCTTTTGTTAATATCTCTTTTATTCTTTTAATTGCTTTTGTTTTTCTTCTGTCTATTACTTCATATGGTGTAGCTGTAATTCCTAAAATATCTGATTTCGCTACCCCTATTCTTACATCTCCTATATCAAGAGATAAATATTTTTTATACATTTTTTATCCCTTCTCTTAATTTTTATAAACTTTCAGTTAATATTTTTTTTGCTAATTTTATTGCTTCTGTAACTTTATCTCCATTTGGTCCTCCAGCTTGTGCAAAGTCTGCTCTTCCACCACCTTTTCCACCTGCTACTTCAGCTATTTTTCTCACTAAATCTCCAGCTTTTATTTTATTAATTAAATCTTTTGTTACTCCTACTGCGAATATAGCTTTTTTGTTATTTGTTCCTAATACTACTACACATGAATTCAATTTCTCTTTTGCTTTATCAACTATTTCTCTTAATTCACCGGCTTCTTTATTTTTAAAAGTTTTTAACAAAACTTTTACTCCGTTTATTTCTTCTATTTCATTAAATAAACTATTTGCTTCATATGTTGCTAATTTTGATTTTGTTATCTCTAATTCTTTTGTTAATTCTTTTTGCGTTTCAAGCAATTTAATTATTTTATCCTCAATATGATTTATATCTGTTTTCAATAATTCCGCTACTTTTAATATCTCCCTTTCCATTTCATTTACTACTTCAAAACTTTTATATCCTGTAGTTGCCTCTATTCTTCTTACTCCTGCTGCTATCCCTGATTCATGTAAAATATTAAATAATCCAATTTCTCCTGTTCTATTTACATGAGTTCCTCCACATAGCTCTATAGAGAACCCTTCTACTGATACAACTCTAACTATATCTCCATATTTATCACCAAATAGAGCCATTGCTCCTTTTGATTTTGCAGATTCTATATCCATATATTCTATTTTTACTTCAAGATTTTCAAAGATTTTTTTATTGACAATTCTTTCTACTTCTTCTACTTGTTTTCTAGTCAATCCTTCATAATGAGTAAAATCAAATCTTAATCTATCTTCTGTTACTAATGACCCTGCTTGATTTACGTGTTCTCCTACTACCTCTTTTAAAGCTTCATGTAATAAATGTGTTGCTGTATGATTTCTTTTTATTGAATCTCTTTTTTCTTTATCTACTTTTAAAATAAGCTCATTACCTTTTTCTATATCTCCTTCATTTATTTCAACTATATGTAAATAAATATCTTTTCTTTTTTGTACATCTATTACTTTTCCATTAAAGTTATCACCTATTATTATTCCGCTATCTGATACTTGTCCTCCTGATTCAGCATAAAATACAGTTTTATCAAAAATAATTTGTAATTTATTTTCTTCTAATTTTTGTATATCATATACAATAGCTTTTGTTTCTAATAAATTATATCCTTCAAAATTTGTTTTGCCGTATATATCATAAAATTTTTCAATAAATTCATCTTGCCCTTCTTCTTTAATTACTTCTCTACTATTTCTAGCTCTATTTTTTTGTTCTTCCATTTTTTCATTAAATTCATCAAAACTCACTTTTATTCCGTGCTCTATAGCAATCTCTTCTGTTAATTCAAATGGAAAACCATATGTATCATAAAGTTTAAATACAGTTTCTGCATCAAATTTTGTTTTCTTTTGTAATTTTAATTTTTCAATTTCTCGAATTGCCATTTCTATCCCTTGATCAAGAGTTTTAGAAAATTTTTCTTCTTCTATTTTTATTACTTTTCTTACGTGTTCTTTTGTTTTTTCTAACTCAGGGTAAGCATTTTTCATCATATCAACAACAAAATCTACCAATTTATATAAGAAATTATCTGTTATATTTAATAGTCTACCGTGTCTTACTGCTCTTCTTAATATTCTTCTTAAAACATATCCTCTTCCTTCATTTGATGGTAATACTCCATCAGAAATTAAGAAAATTATAGCTCTAATATGATCTGTTATAACTTTTAAAGAAAAATCTGTTTTTTCATTATTTTTATATTTTACATTTGCCATTTCAGCCACTTTTTCTAAAATAGGAAATAATAAATCTGTTTCAAATGTTGTATGTGTTTTATTTAATGCTGCTGTAAGTCTTTCAAGTCCCGCTCCTGTGTCTATATTTTTCTTTGGAAGCGGCTCTAAACTCCCATCTTCTAATCTATTGTATTCAGTAAATACTAAATTCCATATTTCTAAATATCTGTCACAATCACATCCTACTCCACATGTAGGACTCTCACATCCAAATTCTTCACCCATATCTATATATATTTCACTACATGGTCCACAACTTCCCGTTGGTCCTGCCGCCCAAAAGTTATCTTCTTCTCCAAGTCTAACTATTTTTTCTGCTGGTATTCCAACTATTTCTTGCCATATTTTTGCTGTTTCGTCATCATCTTTAAATACTGATACCCATAATTTTTCTTTATCAAATTTTAATATTTCTGTTACAAATTCCCATGACCATTCTATTGCCTCTCTTTTAAAATAATCACCAAAAGAAAAATTTCCAAGCATTTCAAAAAAAGTATGATGTCTAGCTGTTCTTCCTACATTTTCAAGATCATTTGTTCTTATACATTTTTGATACGTAGTCACTCTAGGATACGGAGCTTCTTTTTGACCTAAAAAAAAAGGTTTAAAAGGTACCATTCCTGCAACCGTCAATAAAAGAGTTGGATCATCTGGTATAAGTGATGCACTTTCAAAATGTTTATGTGTTTTATCTTTAAAAAATTCAATAAATTTGCTCCTAATTTCATTTCCAGTAAGCATTTTTCTATCACCTCAATTAAAATTGTTAATGTATTAACAAAAATATAATATATATTTTCTGCTATAATGTCAATAAATATTAATCTAATTTAAATTTTTCTCCCAAATAAACTTTTCTTGCCTGCTCATTTTCTGCAATTTCTTTTGGAGTTCCTTGAATAAATACTTTTCCCTCAGCCATAATATATGCTTTTTCTGTTATATTTAATGTCTCTCTCACACTATGATCTGTAATTAAAATCCCTAATCCTCTTTCTTTTAAATATCTTATAATATTTTGAATATCTTCTACTGCAATTGGATCAACACCTGCAAAAGGCTCATCAAGAAGTATAAAATCCGGATTATTAGCAATAGTTCTAGCTATTTCAACCCTTCGTCTTTCTCCACCCGACAGAGAGTATCCAAATGATTTATATACATGCGTTAGTTTAAATTCTTCTAAAAGTTCATCTTTTATTGCTATTCTTTCTTTTTTACTTATATTTCTCATTTCTAAAACAGATAAAATATTTTCTTCTACTGTTAAATTTCTAAAAACTGATGGTTCTTGAGCTAAATAACCTATTCCTAATCTAGCTCTTTTATACATTGGATATTTTGTAATATCTTTTTCATTGAAATATACTATTCCTAATTCTGGTTTTACTATTCCTACTATCATATAAAAAGTTGTAGTTTTTCCCGCTCCATTTGGTCCTAAAAGTCCAACTATTTCACCTTTTTTAACTTCGAGACTGACACCATTTACAACTTTTCTTTTTTTATATATTTTCACTAAATCTTGAGCTGCTATACTTTTCATTGTATATCTCCTACAATTTCTATTTTTTTATTTTCTTTATATCCTTTATATTCTATCTCTTTTTCTATATCTTCAAATCTATATTTAAGCTTGAATTCAAATTCATTTTCAAATATATTTTTATTATCATCTATTTTTTTTATTTTTTTAAATTGATAACTCAAATCTTTATTTTCAATAATTAATTTATTATCTATAATATCAAATTTTGTTTCTAAAATTTTTCCATTAATATAACTATCTTTACTTTCTTTTTCTACTTTTACAATATATTCTTTTTTTATTTCTGTATTATAAAGTTTATAAGTAGCAGTAAGAATTACAACTTCATCATTTTCTAAATATTTAGGATGATTTACTTCACCATATTTAGAAATAATATTTTTATTACTACTATTCCATATTATTATAACATTTCCATCTCTTTTTTTTAAGTCTATAGTTTTTATTTTTTCAGTTAATACTTTAGGAATCTTTATTTTCTCTATTGTTTTATTAATTACTTCGATATTTTTCTTTTCATTTTTTTCTTTATTTTTTTTCTGTTCTAAAGTTTCTATGTCAAATGTAAAAGCTATATTACCTTTTCCATATAATTTATTTTGTTTTAAGTCATATATCCCAGAATCAGCTAATATCTTAGTATCACCTTTATACGATATTACATTTCCACTAAGATCAATTTTATTGAGCGTATTATTAAAAATAGCTTCGTCTGCTCTTGTATTCACATCTCCACTTTCTTTACTTATATTAAAAATTTTTACATTTTCTTTCATTTTTGCTATTTCATTATTTATATCAAATTCTAAATTTTGTGATGAAATTTTATCTGTTTTATCTATCTCTAAAATAGATTCACCAGTTGAAAATACTGTTTTCCCAATATTATCTAATTCTAAATAATTAGAATTTAAATATAAATTTTTATAATAAAAATCTACTTTATCTTTTATCTCTGCTCTAGTAAGCTCTTGTTTATCACCTTTTGTTGTAAAATATATTTTTGCTGTTTCTCCTTCAAATGTAATACTATTTTTTGTTTTTTCATCTATTATTTTTGCTTCTAAACCATTATAAAAATTAAATTCATTTTTATAATATTCTCCATAAATGTAATTTCCTTTAATAATATTTCCATTTATTGTTGTAAATAAAGGATTTTCACCTTTTATTATTTTTTTATTTAAATTTATTTTAGCATTATCTAAAGTAATTTTTATATTATTTCTTTT
Encoded here:
- a CDS encoding winged helix-turn-helix domain-containing protein; its protein translation is MKYSFEMIGNNAGIIWKTLADKPKQSIVELEKETKLKRDEILLALGWLIKEDKLTYEKIGRGIKFYLK
- the secF gene encoding protein translocase subunit SecF; the protein is MKRLEIINKTKIWLGFSAFLIVVSLIGIIKGLNLGIDFTGGSLVQVKFEKQADLKTLNNVFDEISNEISQVASTSRKVQIADDNSVIIRVPELTEEETGTLLKKLEEKYSKFDLLKVDKVGATIGKELKTSAISALIIGAILIVIYITIRFEFIFAIAAIIALLHDVIIAIGGIALLGYEVNTPFIAAVLTILGYSINDTIVVFDRIREVYRRNKARNLGEIIDESINDVIVRSINTSLTTFLAVVAILLFGGASLQTFITTLLIGIVSGTYSSIFVASPLVYLFEKNKKIKV
- the secD gene encoding protein translocase subunit SecD; this translates as MKKNLVFDFVIILIVLLGAAYFAFKKPIKMGLDLKGGVYVVMEAVAEDGGTITSNDMDRLIEVLERRVNGFGVSEAVVQKTGDKRVIIELPGIKDTQKAVETIGKTAFLEFKLVESDGSLTETGVNGKDLKQADISYDNFGRPQIVFELTIEGAKKFAELTRNNIGRQLAITLDGEVQTSPTIKSEIPGGKGTISGGYTIEEAKSLKTLLNAGALPVKAEILETRTVGATLGDESIAQSKQAGIIAIVLVMAFMAIFYKLPGLIADVALTICGIIIFGTLNYFEATLTLPGIAGLILTLGMAVDANVIIFERIKEELRGGNSILKSVENGFKKAYSAILDGNITTLIITAILFSLGTGPVKGFAVTLTIGILASMFTAITATRFMLKTLVLYTDIKNPKFFGVRGK
- the ruvX gene encoding Holliday junction resolvase RuvX, encoding MYKKYLSLDIGDVRIGVAKSDILGITATPYEVIDRRKTKAIKRIKEILTKENISSIVVGIPKSLDGSEKRQAEKVRLFISKLLKEIKGLEIIEIDERYSTVSADKALTAMNKKGAIEKRKVVDKVAAAIILQTFLDSKK
- the alaS gene encoding alanine--tRNA ligase: MLTGNEIRSKFIEFFKDKTHKHFESASLIPDDPTLLLTVAGMVPFKPFFLGQKEAPYPRVTTYQKCIRTNDLENVGRTARHHTFFEMLGNFSFGDYFKREAIEWSWEFVTEILKFDKEKLWVSVFKDDDETAKIWQEIVGIPAEKIVRLGEEDNFWAAGPTGSCGPCSEIYIDMGEEFGCESPTCGVGCDCDRYLEIWNLVFTEYNRLEDGSLEPLPKKNIDTGAGLERLTAALNKTHTTFETDLLFPILEKVAEMANVKYKNNEKTDFSLKVITDHIRAIIFLISDGVLPSNEGRGYVLRRILRRAVRHGRLLNITDNFLYKLVDFVVDMMKNAYPELEKTKEHVRKVIKIEEEKFSKTLDQGIEMAIREIEKLKLQKKTKFDAETVFKLYDTYGFPFELTEEIAIEHGIKVSFDEFNEKMEEQKNRARNSREVIKEEGQDEFIEKFYDIYGKTNFEGYNLLETKAIVYDIQKLEENKLQIIFDKTVFYAESGGQVSDSGIIIGDNFNGKVIDVQKRKDIYLHIVEINEGDIEKGNELILKVDKEKRDSIKRNHTATHLLHEALKEVVGEHVNQAGSLVTEDRLRFDFTHYEGLTRKQVEEVERIVNKKIFENLEVKIEYMDIESAKSKGAMALFGDKYGDIVRVVSVEGFSIELCGGTHVNRTGEIGLFNILHESGIAAGVRRIEATTGYKSFEVVNEMEREILKVAELLKTDINHIEDKIIKLLETQKELTKELEITKSKLATYEANSLFNEIEEINGVKVLLKTFKNKEAGELREIVDKAKEKLNSCVVVLGTNNKKAIFAVGVTKDLINKIKAGDLVRKIAEVAGGKGGGRADFAQAGGPNGDKVTEAIKLAKKILTESL
- the lptB gene encoding LPS export ABC transporter ATP-binding protein, coding for MKSIAAQDLVKIYKKRKVVNGVSLEVKKGEIVGLLGPNGAGKTTTFYMIVGIVKPELGIVYFNEKDITKYPMYKRARLGIGYLAQEPSVFRNLTVEENILSVLEMRNISKKERIAIKDELLEEFKLTHVYKSFGYSLSGGERRRVEIARTIANNPDFILLDEPFAGVDPIAVEDIQNIIRYLKERGLGILITDHSVRETLNITEKAYIMAEGKVFIQGTPKEIAENEQARKVYLGEKFKLD